In the Carassius gibelio isolate Cgi1373 ecotype wild population from Czech Republic chromosome A2, carGib1.2-hapl.c, whole genome shotgun sequence genome, one interval contains:
- the LOC127933240 gene encoding complement C1q-like protein 4 isoform X3, with the protein MAVLQMVLLLCAGSSLAEEFTANLNNIADLEKLKNMDERIQKLEETLATVLSENEVLKTLKEHSQKLEFLQKENEAKKVAFSAGLLESETGHTGPSNSVITLVYKKVFSNIGGAYDSNTGVFTAPVKGAYYFKFYGHGHGGTTMAVSLLKNGKTQCSVFAWKPTSNGNGSNGVVLTLEIGDQISTQLWANTWVYDDPESYTSFGGFLIFPL; encoded by the exons ATGGCGGTGTTACAAATGGTACTGCTGCTCTGTGCTGGGAGTTCACTTGCAGAAGAATTTACAGCAAATTTAAACAATATTGCGGATCTCGAGAAACTGAAAAACATGGATGAAAGGATACAAAAATTAGAAGAAACACTGGCCACAGTATTGAGTGAGAATGAAG TTTTGAAAACCCTGAAAGAACATTCACAAAAGCTGGAATTTCTCCAAAAAGAAAATGAAG CCAAAAAGGTTGCCTTTTCTGCTGGACTTTTGGAATCTGAAACTGGACACACTGGGCCCTCTAATTCTGTGATAACTCTGGTCTACAAAAAAGTATTTAGCAATATTGGAGGTGCCTATGACTCAAATACCG GTGTTTTCACAGCACCAGTGAAAGGAGCCTATTACTTCAAATTTTACGGTCATGGTCATGGTGGAACAACGATGGCAGTCAGTCTCTTGAAGAACGGAAAAACCCAGTGCTCAGTGTTTGCTTGGAAGCCTACCTCCAATGGTAATGGCAGCAATGGTGTTGTTCTCACACTGGAGATCGGTGATCAGATTTCTACACAACTTTGGGCTAACACCTGGGTTTATGATGACCCAGAAAGTTACACCAGTTTTGGTGGTTTTCTGATTTTCCCCCTGTGA